The Penaeus chinensis breed Huanghai No. 1 chromosome 21, ASM1920278v2, whole genome shotgun sequence genome has a window encoding:
- the LOC125036526 gene encoding mediator of RNA polymerase II transcription subunit 13-like isoform X2: MMSTHSQTNGASLEDCHTNFFALTDLCGIKWRVYAWDNPGGGGGCGGGGGGGVGGGGGPADPLEDPVLVSYARMMAADVLCVWRRTWRVPQEPMPTSQHQAQQQHQHRHSLRHSPKELWVFWYGDDPDLTNLLAPELLKSGEGIRGSWDWENGLSYECRTLLFKALHNLIERCLRTRDFVRLGRWFVQPYEGPEGVPGNRSTHLSFSLSFFVHGESIVCASVDVRQHPRVRRLTRRHLLLAQQSNHGIPVILGPYGLSGTLTGVSYRLSEPSTQKLLDEWRQFFPIETKASLGDSPEPTMPAAVEVIVGGHKMRYPTCYTLVTDMDDYLMASRGGTVVNTNTVSPGAMKGGLTNDNTPEGSDGTSLPSHNSPFTASIHTLLAPGYLSSGGRGLGWSREMCERVWQDIVQCPGQQPPAQSEGLTPEGTLNPSEIAGQWDFSDPATKISCSCAKCRRGRVSSKGCSSSKGRGERGGGGGGRQRGGSSSNSNSGCIPFHKRSPPAPLPSPDEVVLDQCGVTAIEESGLMQAVARLGGAATPSGGNGAGSFGGYKSGGVTTPGSVPSLRLTGVADGPPPSVESPASALPSPLPTPQPASVPHHDPTMPTLSPHPPPSNTSVGDPTTPAALDSLDVKPNIADLMGPKSISSLNNQGMSPYPGSERGNGVESNETSSSLGGGGSNSSSLPRGLKRPSLPGTDYHSILELEKPSTVLYDYSKLNAWLHHPVKKFKPAEPKAEEPLWPPYRPAHIQEHMEVIHRAEPSQEIPEVNGLPAKRSGGIKRQADPYDFDDDIGTGTTPETFKRKDGFDKEETKTPGSVRSSHDPQSPLQPKRTGNLYTSEGLQASLSDLDVMFDSDSPVDDVAFPDHTPPGSNKPLGGPEDTAAVLNNKNNASGNKTSVNTSLVELTKMFPTPPSHEHNPDHDTTMEDAVPQVISIKQERVDDLRPLHSQEQANLPAKEEPKEMLAVYRPPTLSMFVGSRKYAPLTNLPSQEYKTIVTLPPDWAYKPSWQFPVAEKPHGPAPTLGHMGPLHGGPPSAGQTQKVGLSPISPITSSLGGPVSDSGPGSQRGPGSVGGPASAGPPMNYELPSPASNQSSYLNKTLPSVEPPSMGLSQVPEANSLIVNIALQDSSVNLFRDHNFDSCTMCVCNNNQKIVGNIRGKDGALYLPPTHLSLEEESASCSCGFSAVVNRRLAFQAGLFYEDEVDLTGLHEALVNERKKQSLLMLMDNKNADNPERDTSILDQIPQSMYQLLQSQCLVTLSTPSSVIYRSTTVYQNNRRDIMLNLVDYKDGNEIASLAVEQSRGVNVGEGEVNSPSTRHQCMHKWCYYQFDGPTCSRDIVRCMKALQPHLQEAIQKKGRWVNLFSVEGPLTWRQFHRKAVRGNEDIAEPLPIPMLLTGHDRDWLSIAPQSLRHWEKLLLEPYSQQRNVAYVVVAPDNEFILNHVRTFFKELSSIYELCKLGRHAPIQRVLRNGIMRISKTAASKVANEPLEEWFSLLGDSHVSTNLKVYAQVCRYWLAPHLAMLSMDKSLFEAPGPNRPAERQAPSPMPPPSSENMGNTNPSTTPTSNSEPESFSSSSSSSSSSSSSSSSSSTSTSSSSATSTSGTPGNIPLGASLNEVEEDDSPPPAILVYLVDPFNVGQDHPDMHRLVTLGLLRCYEHMLEGLTESMQNNVYLQIVSLESILELASDSHDRSHHIDQLKSLAFSVFMQCRRTLTHNATVKSLTGFGPAAAYDDFLKPKEASLAAEEKRQAPYHIFSPAYIVAPIKESRGTYKEAQEALGAPREKSTILNCTYCLSEDQRWLLATATDELGEILETVTINIEIPNRTRRKKASARRYGLKKLMDWILSVMSIGVHPWRLVIGRLGRMGHGELKGWSSLLSKKSLIQANKNLREMCKQCAYLFPGDAPCILSACLVAIEPDSSFRMMPDMFTPDERFGQNSQNCSLSTPQDLTCTHILVFPTSATAQSAQQRFQEETTFHFEGNGLLLDDEDLENDIGGSISDIGMSMGLNIQDILGLDTGPNQDDQLEDGGGQRDSLSQPGSPTGGVGGRTSPSQFSGQARSNGIVLVDPEEDSGGSVLQQPLALGYYVSTASTGRLPRWFWSSCPHLETSCPVFLKSALHLHSPGITQSEDLIMNTTNNKVHPLDSSITTDVLRFVLEGYNGLSWLVLDPAKQDRRSCLPLHMQVLSHLYNVMAALV; the protein is encoded by the exons aGGGCATTCGCGGATCTTGGGACTGGGAGAACGGCTTGTCCTATGAGTGCAGAACACTTCTTTTTAAGGCTCTGCATAACCTTATTGAAAG ATGTCTGCGAACCCGGGACTTCGTTCGGTTGGGGCGTTGGTTTGTCCAACCCTACGAGGGTCCGGAGGGTGTTCCTGGCAACAGGAG TACTCACCTGTCATTCAGTCTGTCATTCTTCGTCCATGGCGAAAGCATTGTATGTGCCAGTGTGGACGTTCGGCAACACCCACGTGTCCGACGGCTCACGCGGCGACACCTGCTTTTAGCACAGCAGTCAAATCACGGCATACCAG TTATATTAGGGCCATATGGGTTGAGTGGCACCTTGACTGGTGTGAGTTATCGGCTGTCTGAGCCATCAACACAGAAGCTGTTGGACGAGTGGAGACAATTCTTTCCTATTGAAACGAAGGCATCACTGGGAGACTCCCCAGAACCCACCATGCCTGCAGCCGTTGAGGTTATTGTGG GTGGCCACAAAATGCGTTATCCAACATGTTACACATTAGTGACAGACATGGATGACTACTTAATGGCAAGTCGTGGTGGGACAGTTGTGAATACCAATACTGTTTCTCCTGGAGCTATGAAAGGTGGGCTTACAAATGATAACACCCCAGAGGGTAGTGATGGGACGAGCCTTCCCTCACACAATTCCCCCTTCACTGCCTCGATTCACACCTTACTAGCCCCCGGGTACTTGAGCTCTGGGGGACGAGGCCTCGGTTGGTCACGGGAGATGTGTGAGCGTGTCTGGCAAGACATAGTCCAGTGTCCAGGCCAGCAGCCCCCGGCACAGAGTGAAGGACTGACACCAGAGGGGACCTTGAACCCTTCTGAAATTGCTGGCCAGTGGGACTTCTCTGACCCTGCAACGAAGATCAGCTGCTCCTGCGCCAA GTGCAGAAGGGGTCGGGTCAGTAGTAAAGGGTGTAGCAGCAGTAAGGGCCGCggggagagaggtggtgggggaggcggGCGCCAGAGGGGGGGCAGCAGCAGCAACTCCAACTCTGGCTGCATCCCCTTCCACAAGCGGTCTCCCCCAGCCCCACTACCCTCACCCGACGAAGTGGTCCTGGACCAGTGTGGCGTGACGGCCATCGAGGAGTCGGGACTAATGCAGGCCGTTGCCAG ACTGGGTGGTGCTGCAACACCTAGTGGAGGCAATGGAGCTGGGAGTTTTGGAGGGTACAAGAGCGGTGGTGTGACAACCCCAGGTAGTGTACCCAGTCTTCGGCTAACTGGAGTTGCGGATGGCCCTCCTCCATCTGTAGAATCTCCAGCTTCTGCCCTTCCATCTCCACTCCCTACACCTCAGCCAGCCTCTGTGCCTCATCATG ATCCCACCATGCCAACTTTGagtccccatccacccccatccaATACATCAGTGGGTGATCCAACTACCCCTGCTGCTCTTGATTCGTTGGATGTGAAACCAAATATTGCTGATTTGATGGGCCCTAAGTCCATATCATCTCTCAACAATCAG GGCATGTCTCCTTATCCTGGAAGTGAGAGAGGCAATGGTGTGGAGTCAAATGAGACCAGCAGTAGCCTGGGAGGTGGTGGAAGCAATAGCAGCAGTCTGCCTAGGGGACTAAAGCGGCCATCCCTGCCAGGCACAGACTACCATTCTATACTAGAATTGGAAAAACCTAGTACCGTCCTCTATGACTACTCCAAATTAAATGCATG gTTGCATCATCCAGTGAAGAAATTTAAACCAGCAGAACCCAAAGCAGAGGAACCTCTGTGGCCACCATATAGACCTGCACATATCCAAGAACACATGGAAGTCATCCATCGTGCAGAACCAAGCCAAGAG ATTCCTGAAGTGAATGGGTTACCTGCAAAGCGTTCTGGTGGCATAAAGAGACAGGCTGACCCATATGACTTCGATGATGACATAGGCACGGGCACTACCCCAGAAACATTCAAACGGAAAGATGGCTTTGATAAGGAGGAGACCAAGACCCCTGGGAGTGTCCGTTCTTCCCATGATCCTCAGTCCCCGCTGCAACCAAAGAGAACTGGAAATCTTTATACAAGTGAAGGGCTTCAAGCCTCACTATCAGATTTGGATGTCATGTTTGATTCTGATTCTCCAGTGGACGAT GTCGCATTCCCTGACCATACTCCACCTGGTTCTAACAAACCCCTGGGAGGGCCCGAGGATACAGCTGCAGTTttgaacaacaagaacaatgctAGTGGTAACAAGACCAGTGTTAACACAAGCTTAGTGGAGTTGACAAAAATGTTTCCAACACCTCCCTCCCATGAGCATAACCCAGACCATGACACCACCATGGAGGATGCTGTGCCACAGGTCATTAGCATCAAACAGGAGCGAGTGGATGATCTTAGACCACTTCATTCACAGGAGCAGGCAAACCTGCCTGCTAAAGAAGAACCAAAAGAAATGTTGGCTGTTTATCGGCCTCCTACTCTTTCAATGTTTGTTGGCTCCCGCAAGTATGCTCCACTAACTAACCTACCAAGTCAGGAGTATAAAACAATTGTGACACTTCCTCCTGATTGGGCTTACAAACCTTCATGGCAGTTCCCAGTTGCTGAGAAGCCCCACGGACCAGCTCCTACATTGGGCCACATGGGTCCACTCCATGGAGGTCCTCCATCAGCTGGACAAACACAGAAGGTGGGCTTGTCTCCTATCTCACCCATAACTTCAAGTTTGGGTGGGCCAGTGTCAGACAGTGGCCCAGGGTCTCAACGTGGGCCAGGCAGTGTGGGAGGCCCAGCTTCTGCAGGACCACCCATGAATTATGAACTACCATCCCCTGCATCCAACCAGTCATCTTACCTCAACAAGACACTGCCATCAGTAGAGCCACCAAGCATGGGGCTTAGCCAAGTACCTGAAGCAAATTCCCTTATTGTTAACATCGCTCTGCAGGACTCGAGCGTCAACTTGTTCAGAGATCACAACTTTGATTCGTGCACAATGTGTGTCTGCAATAACAACCAGAAAATTGTTGGAAATATCCGTGGAAAGGATGGAGCTCTATATTTACCACCTACCCATCTTAGTTTAGAAGAAGAAAGTGCAAGTTGCAGTTGTGGTTTCTCTGCAGTAGTTAATAGAAGGTTGGCCTTTCAGGCTGGATTATTTTATGAAGATGAAGTGGATCTTACTGGCCTCCATGAGGCTTTGGTCAATGAGCGTAAAAAGCAGTCTTTACTCATGCTGATGGACAATAAGAATGCAGACAATCCTGAACGTGATACCAGTATTCTAGATCAGATACCTCAGTCTATGTACCAGCTGTTACAAAGCCAGTGCTTAGTAACTTTAAGTACTCCCTCTAGTGTCATTTATAGATCAACAACAGTGTACCAAAATAATAGACGAGACATTATGCTGAACTTAGTGGattataaagatggtaatgagatTGCAAGCTTGGCTGTAGAACAGTCACGAGGTGTTAATGTGGGTGAAGGTGAAGTGAACTCCCCTTCAACAAGACATCAGTGCATGCATAAGTGGTGCTACTACCAGTTCGATGGTCCCACATGTTCTAGGGACATAGTGCGTTGTATGAAGGCCCTCCAGCCTCACCTACAAGAGGCCATACAAAAGAAGGGAAGATGGGTGAACTTATTTAGTGTTGAAGGGCCCCTCACGTGGCGGCAGTTCCACCGTAAGGCTGTTAGAGGCAATGAGGATATTGCTGAACCATTGCCTATTCCTATGTTATTGACAGGCCATGACCGAGACTGGTTGTCCATAGCACCACAATCCCTTAGACACTGGGAAAAATTACTTCTTGAACCATACTCACAGCAGAGGAATGTGGCATATGTTGTGGTTGCTCCTGATAATGAATTTATACTCAATCACGTGCGCACATTCTTCAAGGAGTTGTCATCTATATATGAG TTGTGCAAGCTTGGTCGTCATGCCCCTATACAACGAGTCCTGAGAAATGGCATAATGAGGATAAGCAAAACTGCAGCATCTAAAGTAGCAAATGAGCCATTGGAGGAATGGTTCTCCCTCTTGGGTGACTCCCATGTGTCCACCAACCTCAAAGTTTACGCACAG GTTTGTCGGTACTGGTTGGCCCCACACCTAGCAATGCTTAGCATGGACAAGTCTCTCTTTGAAGCACCAGGACCCAACAGACCTGCAGAGAGGCAAGCTCCATCACCAATGCCTCCTCCATCATCAGAAAACATGGGGAACACCAACCCCTCAACAACACCTACATCCAACTCAGAGCCggagtccttctcctcctcttcctcatcttcatcttcgtcttcgtcttcatcgtcctcctcctccacatccacctcaTCATCTTCTGCAACTTCTACCTCTGGCACA CCAGGTAACATCCCTCTGGGTGCAAGCCTAAATGAAGTAGAGGAAGACGACTCCCCTCCTCCAGCCATTCTTGTCTACTTGGTGGACCCCTTCAATGTAGGGCAAGACCACCCTGACATGCACCGCTTGGTCACCTTAGGGTTGCTACGCTGCTATGAACACATGCTGGAGGGATTGACTGAGAGCATGCAGAATAATGTGTATCTCCAG ATTGTCTCATTGGAGAGTATACTGGAGTTGGCCAGTGACTCACATGACCGGTCCCACCACATAGACCAGCTCAAGAGTCTGGCCTTCTCAGTGTTCATGCAGTGCAGAAGAACTTTGACTCATAATGCAACAGTCAAGTCCCTAACAGGTTTTGGACCTGCTGCTGCTTATGATGATTTCCTCAAGCCTAAGGAAGCCAGT CTTGCAGCAGAGGAAAAGAGGCAGGCTCCTTACCACATATTCTCCCCTGCATACATTGTTGCCCCCATCAAAGAGAGTCGTGGTACATATAAGGAGGCACAGGAGGCTCTTGGAGCTCCACGTGAAAAGTCAACCATCTTGAATTGCACCTACTGCCTGTCTGAAGATCAGAGATGGCTTCTAGCAACAGCCACTGATGAATTAGGGGAAATTTTAGAGACTGTAACAATCAATATAGAAATTCCAAATAG gacgagaagaaagaaagctTCTGCTCGTCGTTATGGCTTGAAGAAATTGATGGATTGGATACTTAGTGTGATGTCTATTGGTGTACATCCCTGGCGCCTAGTCATAGGTAGGCTTGGTAGAATGGGCCACGGAGAATTGAAAGGCTGGTCTTCCCTCCTGTCAAAGAAATCTCTCATACAGGCTAATAAGAACCTGAGAGAAATGTGTAAGCAGTGTGCATATCTGTTCCCTGGAGATGCCCCATGCATCCTATCTGCATGTCTGGTTGCTATTGAGCCAGATTCATCATTCAGGATGATGCCAGATATGTTTACACCAGATGAGAGATTTGGACAGAATAGCCAGAACTGTAGCCTGTCAACTCCACAAGATCTCACTTGTACACATATACTGGTCTTCCCAACTTCTGCTACTGCTCAG TCAGCACAGCAGAGATTCCAGGAGGAGACCACTTTCCACTTTGAGGGTAATGGGTTGTTATTAGATGATGAAGATCTAGAAAACGATATAGGTGGTAGTATAAGTGACATTGGCATGAGCATGGGACTCAACATCCAGGATATCCTTGGACTTGACACCGGGCCTAACCAGGATGATCAGTTAGAAGATGGAGGTGGACAAAGAGACTCCCTATCCCAGCCTGGAAGTCCCACGGGTGGAGTTGGTGGTAGAACTAGTCCCTCACAGTTTTCTGGTCAAGCGCGTAGCAATGGTATAGTCCTGGTTGACCCTGAAGAGGATTCTGGCGGTTCAGTGTTACAACAGCCCTTGGCTCTTGGTTACTACGTCTCCACTGCATCCACGGGTCGGCTGCCGAGATGGTTCTGGTCGTCCTGCCCTCACCTTGAAACATCCTGCCCAGTGTTCCTTAAGTCAGCCCTCCATCTTCACTCACCTGGAATTACACAGTCTGAAGATTTGATCATGAACACTACAAATAACAAGGTCCACCCATTGGATTCTTCTATCACCACTGATGTCCTTAG ATTTGTCCTGGAAGGGTACAATGGCCTCTCATGGCTAGTCCTGGATCCTGCCAAACAAGACAGAAGATCTTGCCTGCCATTACACATGCAAGTTCTGTCTCATCTGTACAATGTGATGGCAGCCCTTGTGTAA